TGAACCATTGGGCTTGGTTTACGATCGGCATCACCCCGACATTCCTGCAAACCGAAGCGCCATGAAGCCGGTAAAATAATCTTGCAGCAGGCATGAGACGCAAGAGGAATAGCAATCTATGAGCAGACCTGCAACTGATCAAATGAACTCATGCCATCATTTCGCCGATTTCCAAACAATATAGTGCGTGTCTTAGCCCCCGATTAGTTGGGCAGATCACCGCTTGCCCCTCTCGTAACGACTCCTGCACGATCGAATACCGGTCTTCTGCGGCCGCCGCACGGGGATAAATTTTCGTTTTACGGTGCTCGTGATTTCCTGAATATAAGGGACGGGGGCCCCCAGACTAAACTGTTTGGACAACTTTGTCCAAACAGTTTAGTCTGGGGGCTAAGACATTTTGGAAAATAGCTGCCTTATCACCACGTTATGGAAGCTTTTCCCTAAATGCCTTTCCTGAAGACGAGCACGACGAGGCGTTCTCTTGTAAGGCAGGGTTCCCGCTACGGATCACGGTTCGCCACCTCATCTTTTTAGCTCCCTGTGAAGTGATTTAATTGCCTCGCCATCAGCCCAGTATGAAATTATATTTTCTGCAATTGTTGTAAGTCGTTTTAGGAAAATATACATTTACTTCAGTGTCTTTTTCAGGGAGAGCGAGCGCAGAACGGTGGATTTGTGGGCTGTGGTGTGCTGACATTGCTCTTTCTCGCAGTACTTGTTTACACCGCGTGTGCCTCCGAGCAGTGCAAACAGGAGTCTTTTGAGTACGCTTCCCGCTCCTGGAATTTTTCTGGCCAGGTTATTTCAAGCGTAAGCAGACACCCGTGCGTCTGCATTCAGGCTTCTCAGGCAGTACTTCACCTCTTAATCCTTGATAAGTAGTTTAGATCGTGGGCCTCAATGCGATCAGGGACAGCCCTCTTGATGCATCCTCGGATGCGTAGTAAACTCGTTACGAACACCTTGCAGCCCTCCATTCAGTGGCTACTCTCTGTGGGCGTGGGCAAGGGAGCATGACCCAGAACCGCTGTATCTATAGGGAACACTAACCTGTTCCCCTTCTTTTCCTTTCTCCTCTTCAGTTCACCCTATTTCTCCCTTTATTCTCATGAAAAATCTTCTATGCTATGGTATCTCCTTACTCAGTCTATTGCTGAGCCACCCCCTCTCCGCTCAAGTCTCCCTCGACTGGGTAAAGAGATATGCGTTTGGTCAGTTCACGGACCTGGCGACCGATGCCGCAGGAAATGTCTATGCCACGGGGAATTTCGAAACCAACGACTCGATCTTTGTGATGACCGTAAAATTAGCTCCCAACGGCTCGTTGGTGTGGCAAAAACTTTTTTACAGTGTCCCTAGTCCCAATAATCGTCCCGTCGCCCTGGTACTTGACGAAAGTCAGGGAGCGCTCTACGTGGCTGGGGCAACGTCTACAGAGTTTCCCAATTCGTTTTTTAACGAAGATTACCTCACCCTCAAATATGATCTCCAGGGCAACCAACAATGGGTGAGAACCTTCGATGGCACCGCCCCTGGCGCTCTTGAGCCCAGTCTAGAGCGCATTTCACACATCGGCGTGGATGGCACGGGCAACGTCTACGTAACGGGCATCAGTTCAGGCGACTATTTCAACGTTTATTACGATCTGGTTACCATCTCGTATGCTCCGGATGGCACCGAGCGCTGGCGACGTACTTATGCCGACCAGGAAAATGCCTACGACGAGCCGCGAGCCATGAAAATAGATGCATCCGGTAACCTGTACCTCGCAGGGCAAGTAACACCGAACTGTTGTAGTTCCTACGGCCTGGTTTTCAAATACGATTCCGAGGGCACCTTAGTCTGGCGGCATGAAATGAAGGGAGAGAGTCCCTACCAAGGTAGTTGGATTATTGATATAGCGCTGGATCACCAGGGAAATGTCATCCTCGTCGGTGGGATTCAAGATCAAGGCGGTTTTACGCTGAAGTATACCGCAGCAGGTTCCCAAGTGTGGAAGAGGTATGTTGAGGCCAGTCTCAGTCTGGCAGCCGTCGACGGGATGGGGAATGTCGTTGTCTCAGGAAGCAACGCGGGTTCACAGCAAAACGCTCCCCCCAGTGATCAGGAGAACGGCCTCGTCACTTACAAATACACTTCTCAGGGCAATCCGCTCTGGTCCAGAACCTACGGCGGTCCCCTGTATAAAAAGATATATTCCTCTAGTGCAACGCCGTCCGAGCTGGTGCTGGATGCAGCCGGAAATGTGTACATCACGGGGTATCAGGAAACGCCTTATGGCACCACGGATGATATCATGACCTTTTCCTACGGCCCCGAGGGATCACCGCGCTGGGTGCAGAGTTACGCCGGGAGCCATCTTACCAACTTTCATCGGGCGACCGCCCTGGTGGTACGTGCGGACGGGCAGATCTACGTAGCTGGAGGGGGATATACGAACAATTTTCAGCGGGCACAAGGCGTACTCCTCAACTATACGCAGGACGGCACACCACTTCCCACGACGCAAACCTTCTGGCTGGAAGCCGAATGTGCCCTAGTCGGCAATCACTGGCAAACCCAGACGGGGAGTAACCAGGCCTCCAACGGTAGTTTTGTGGTCAGACGCGGGAGCTATGGCTATACGTATGCATTCCAACCTGCCGATTATGTAAGCTTCGCGGTAGATATCTATCCAGCCGACTCGTTCTATTTCTATGCACGCACCAAAAGTCTCACCAGTAATAGCAATTCTTTCTGGGTCCGCATCGATGGGGGCGACTGGCAGGTATGGAACTTGCCTTACGGACAAGGGTACGTGTGGAGCACCTTGCCACTTACCCCTAGGAACCTGAATTTCGGTACGCATCTGATTGACGTCGCTTACCGGGAACCCAACACGCAACTTGACAAGCTCTATATTAGCACTGAACCCGGTATTCCCGTGGGCTTTGGTGAGATGGCCAGCAATTGTGGAGTCTCCCCATTACGCACCGTCGCGGCCGAAAGCGCCGTGGACATCGGTTTAAGGGTGCAAGTGTATCCTAATCCGGTGCAGGATCGGTTGATTATAGAAACGGATGCGCCTACACACGTGCGAATTTACAACGCGTTGGGCGTAGAAGTCCTTTCCGGTCAGATAGAAGGTCAGACGCAGATGCCGGTGCATCAGCTCCCGAAAGGCATTTATTTTTTACACGTAGAAGGCCAGTCTGCGCAGCGAATTGTTAAGCAGTAGATGCAGGGAACCGTTCTCAGATCGTTTGATCCGAGAACGGTTGTTATGGCCAGCTTCCCGTACTTGGATTGGCAGCCCAAGTAGCCTTTTTTTCGCTGAACCTAATTCCTTCCTGTTTTTTGCGGCGCCATCGGAATATTTTTTGAACACAGTTAATAGGCAAGTGTTTCATTCGTTCATTGAGCACCTCCCTAGATGGTGGAACACGGCCTCTTGTAGTAACCTAACCTATCCGGCTTAGCTCCCCTCGGATACAGCTTTTATACGATTGGGCTTCCCCCTCGTTAAGCATAGAGCATACTTTCTAAGGAGTAATTTGGAGGAAACTCCAAGCCGCCTCTTTCGGCCGGAGCAGAAGTAACAGAACCCCTACGGCCAGCAGGATTTCCCAAAGCGGGACGATTCATTTGAGCAGGGAAAGACCACCCAGGATCGCGACGGCTCCTCTTTTAAACGCTATGTTGGCTAGCGCCCCAACAAAATCAGCCGCCAGGCGTCCGTATAAGAAACCCCTTCCTGTCCTCCACCGGCCATCTGGGCGATGGAAATGGTGATAGTCGTCCACATCCGTCAGACCGGAAATCAACGCGACGCCGTACAACCCTTTATTTCCCAGATACTCCCGCGCCGCGGCGGTGGCCAGCAACACCAAGGCGAAAACGAGGCCGAAAACCACTGCACTTTTCGTTGGGCGGGGTTTTCCGGTTCCGGCATCGGCTTTTGTGATTGGGGACGAAAAAAGAGAGAAAACCAATAAGGACAAGGAAGACGCCTACCATAAGCAACAGCGGGGGGTTTCCTCAGGCAGTCTTTGGGGTAGGATGGCCACGACTTCGATCAGCACACGCATCGAAACGCCAGAGGCAACCAGAATGATCAATGCGGCGGAACGGGCATTGCCCTCGGCTCCCTGGCTGAGTCGTGCGTAGGAAATGGTCGTGGCAGGCTGGAAATCATGCCGCTCAACAACCCATTCAAGAACGTACCTGCTTTATCTCCTACCAGTTTGTAAGATAAAATACCCCCCAACACTTACCCTGACGATGAGCACCACAATCAGCCAAAGTTTCGGGGATTGAGCACTTGATAAGGGCCATAGGTGTCCCAAAGAGGTAAAAGCTGAGGTAAGGTTAGAGATCAAATCTGTACGTTTTCCCGCAGATTAGAATTTGATGAGAAACGGGTAAATAGGGCCGTATTTTTTTAACCCTTTCTGGCCACATACGTCAATCAATATAAAGAACAGATATCTTCACTAGATCCAGTAAGCCTTGTTTATTCCTTATTGCACGAGCAATAGCGTGCCGTACTGCTCTGCGCGATAGGACGCGTGGTTAGTAACACTGGGTCAAGAAATAATCCAATTGGATGACATTCATTTTGAGCACTGACGTAGTCCTTTCATTGCATTTCTAACTAACCACCGTCTTATGGAAACGACCCCATTTTTTATTTTCCTATTCTTCCACCTGACGGGTCTGATTATCGGCTTCGGCTCAGTCATCACTACCGATCTATTTGGTCTCCTCTGGATCTGGAACCGCGTCCGATTCACCCAGGTTATAAAAGTGAGTGGCATCACCGAATATTTTATCTGGGCAGGATGGGCCCTCATGGTGGCGGCAGGCGTGCCGCTGCTAGTGCTGAAAGGCGAGCTGGACCAGCTGATGGTCATCAAACTATTCTTCGTTGGCCTGGTCGGGCTCAACGGCCTCCCCCTGCATCTGCTTCATCAGCAGCTCAAACGATTTAAGGATGGGGATCAAGTACCGAAGCTCTTCCTATTTCGACTCATTTTGTGTTTGAGTATCTCCCAACTCGGCTGGTGGGGTGCAGTCGTGATTGGTTTTTTCCATCGTCACATCTGGACGATCATTGAATGGCCCGCCAGACCTGGAGTAATGATTGCCTTGTTCGTGGGTAGCCTGCTGTTGATCTGGGTGGGTGGGGAGGCACTGGGACGGAGGAAACGAACCGTATCGGTATAGCGGCTTTCGTTTTCAGCTTCCGGGGGACTAAGCTACTTCTTTGAAAATCCTACAAGAAAAACGGATTTTTTTGTAGCGGCCTGGTGTGGATAAGTTAGTGAGCTCACTAGATTTACTTCCGAGCCTGATAGAGAATACGGGTGGTATACCGATGGTACGTACTCTCCAAGCAAAGCATGCGAAGTGGTCAAGCTCTCGTATCTATATAGTTTTATAGCTTTCCATAAAGTCAATTATCAAACGAACCAATTAATAACTCCTGTGGGAACCACAAATCCTATGAGGCACGAAGTCATGTACACATAGTGTAGCGAAACTGTTTGGGTAAGCCTCCTACAATTTAGTGAAGCCTTACACGCACGGATCATATCGACTTCTGCAGAACTTTAAAACATTGCCCCAGTGCCAAAAACCCCGCCCTCGGTGCCGTGTGGGAACAATCGGTGAGCACCTCTCCTATTGTTTGTTATAACAAATTCACCAGAATACATGCTCACTGCTCAACCCCTATCGCTTGCGGCGGAGCCCTGTGGATTTTACGGGGCCTTTGTCGTAAACATGCTTTGTCAGTAGCGCTGTTCATCAGTGGGTTAGTCGTGCGGTGATCCGGCCTCAAGGGCTTATATCATGACGCAGTAAGGTTGACTCTCCTGCTTACCCTTCTCTTGTTCCGCACCTCGCGGTTACTTTACCTTCCTATTTTTGCAGGCATTTCCCACCATACTGAGCTCAGACCACTCTTAAAGAAGCTGATTCAACTCCTGTTAGGTACCTCGCACGGGTTTTCCTAGCACGCGCTCCCAGGCGCTAAGCCTCTTTGCAGATTTCAGCGCTTTTCCAAGTCCAGGGTGCTCATCATCTGGCAGGACTGACTACTGCGGTGCTGCTATCAGAATGAAAGTACACAGCAGAGGTGGCTTAGAAATTGCCTATGAGAAGCTTCTCTTGGTAGATGTTAACTTCTATTCTGGTGTAGCTCCCCATCCGCTGGACTTTTGTCAACCGTTGGAATTGTGCTTCGGAACGAACTACGATCTGTTCTTGGGTTACGGTACGCAAAGGGGCTCCGCATACTCTCACTTTTTTCAGGAAGTCTGTTCTGTTGCGCCTACTCATACTTTACCCCTCGTGCTCTATTCGTACCGCAGGGTATCGACCGGATTGGCAAGTGCCGCCTTCCTGAATTGATAGACCATGGTGAGCAGTGCCACTGACAGGATCAGTATGCCCGTGCCCACAAAGAGTTCCCACCCCGGCTGGATGCGGTAAGCGAACTCGCCGAGCCAGTTTTGCGTGGCGAAATAGGCGATGGGAAGGCCAAGGCCCACGCCCAATACAATTACCCCCACAAAGTCACGGGCAAGGGTCGTCACGACTTGCAGGACCGAAGCGCCAAATACCTTGCGGATCCCGATTTCGCGGATACGCTGTTCCGTGGTGAAGATCACCAGGCCCACTAACCCCAGCAGGGCCACAAAGAGGGCCAGGGCCGTAAAGCCGCGAAAAAGTGTGCCCACCCGGCGTTCTGACCGGTACATGGCCTCGAAATTTTCGTCCAGAAACTTATACGTGAACGGTTGGTCAGGCACCCATTCGTGCCATTTTTCCTCCAGAAAAGCTAGGGTTTGGGACAGGCCTTTCGCTTCGAGCCGAAGCGAGAGCGTGGCGTAGGCCTCAGGATAGATGTGCAACACGGCCGGGGCTACTTTCTCTCGCAAGCTCTTGAAGTGGAAGTCGCGCACCACCCCCACCACGGTGCCTTGCTTGAGCGAATCCTTGCCCCACATGTCCCAGTCGAGGCGCTGGCCGAGGGCCTCTTTCGGGGTGCCAAAGCCGAAACTTTTCACCGCCGTTTCGTTGAGCAGGAAGGCGCTGTGCTCGTCGGAGGGATACTCCCGCGAGAGGTCGCGTCCCGCCGCCACCTCCAGCCCTAACGTCTTTACATAGTCGTGATCTACGGTAAAGACGGCCGCGGTCAGCTCGCCTTCACGCCCCGGTAGCTTGACGGCATCGGTGGCCAGCGCATCTCCGGGCAAGCCGTAGCCGGCCGTAGCGGCCAGGATGTGCGGACGACGCAGCAACTCTTCCTTTACGGATTCGAGCTGAGCGCCAAGCGCACCCCGCAGGGGCAGCACCAGCAACTGCTCTTTTTGAAAGCCCAGATCGCTATGCTGTAAATAATCTACTTGCCGCTGGATAATGAGCGTACTGAGAATGAGCAGGGCCGAGAGCGCAAATTGCGTCACCACCAGCCCCTGTCGCAGGAAGACGGACTGTCGGCCCGAGGATTCCAGCTTTCCTTTCAGCACCCGGATGGGTTGGTAGGCCGACAGCACCCAGGCCGGGTAGAAGCCCGCCAGCACGCCCAGCACCAATACGCTCCCCAGGAGAAGAACCCAGAACAGCGGCTGACGCAAGAGCTCGGCCCCCAGGTTCTTCTCCGTAAAATTTCGTAACCAGGGCAGTGTCCCCTGTACCATCGCCATGGCCACAGAGAAGGCCAACCCGGCCACCAGCAGCGCTTCGCTGGTAAATTGCAAAATCAGTTGGCTGCGCAGGGCGCCATTTGTCTTGCGAACCCCGACTTCGCGGGCTCGGCGGGTGGCGCGGGCGGTGGAGAGGTTAACAAAGTTGATACCAGCGATGAGCAAGAGAAACAAGCCGACCAGCGTCAAGGCACGCACGTGGGCAATGTTGCCGCGCTCGGCGATCTCCCAGACAAACTGGGAAGAGTGGAGGTGAATCTGCCGCAGCGGTTGCAGGAAGGGCAGGTAGTGCGATCCTGACGACTGCGTTTGAGGCCAGGCCTGCGCTTTGACCACCGACTGAAGCCTAGCTTCCACCGCTTGGGCCTCGACGCCCTTCCGAAGCTTGATGTAGGTGAAGAACTGCTGCCATCTCCAACTCTCCATCCGCTCCGGTTCGACGTATGTGACGAAGGTTGCCATCGGCAACAGGAAGCTGGGGGCAAGGTGCATCCGCGCCGGCAGGTCGGTCAGCACGCCCGTAACGCGCATGGTTACGCCATCCAGCAACAGCGTGTTTCCTACCGGATTCGCTGGGCCAAAATACTTCTCGGCGAGGGGTCGGGAGAGCACCAGCGTGTTGGGCTCCGTTAAAGCGGTTGCCGCATCTCCGTACCGCAAGGGCAGGGCGAGTAGTTCCAAAAATGTGGAATCGACAAACAGGCCGTTGGGCTCGTAAATTTGCCGTTTCCCCTGACTGAACAGGGGCAGATAGTTCAGGGCCATCAGCACGCGGCAGGTGCTTTCTACTTCCGCAAACTCGTCAAGGGTGGGCGCAAACATGGGGGGTACGGTCACGTGAAATTTCACCGTGCCGCTTTCCTCCTCCGTCGATTCGTTGTAGACCCGAAACACCCGCTCGCCTTCCGGGTGGTAGGCGTCGTAGGCGAGTTCATCCCACACGAAAAAGGCAATGAGCAGACAAGCAGCGATCCCAAAGGCCAGTCCCAAGATGTTAATGAGGGAAAACACCTTGTTGCTGAGGAGGTTGCGCCAGGCGATGAGAAGGTAGTTACGAAGCATAGGAGGTGGAGTTAACTTCCTCACCCTGGAGAAAAACGTGCCAGCGCGACCACCCTTGATCCGGGCCTTTTTTGGACCCGAAAAGCGTCCGCTGTGTTTCAGATTGGAACAGCCTCGTGTATCAGAATGATACACTACATAGGTCGATCCGCTTAAGAAATGTGAACGTTAAGCGGAGTAAAGCTGTGGAACGAGTTTCAATGCCTTACCACTTATCACTAGACCTATCACGTAAGGATCTGGCTACCCCGCTGGTGCATCATCAGCCCTATCAGAAACTGCCAGAATACACAGAGAACCGCGCTACCTAACAACTGTCCAGACTGCGCATAGAAGCTCTGGGCTTTCTTCGTGACTCAATTTCGCGCGGGGTCTTTGTTGGATAAACAGAGCAAACCCTTCGACTCGCCTTACGGGAATCCCTTTAGCCTCTGAAAAAAACCCTCGGCATAGGTATCACTGATGGGAATGATGTGATCGGCCATCTTGATCCGGTTTCGCTCGATGTAATCGATTTTGTCAATGGCGACCAGAAAGGACCGATGCACACGGACAAAATTTGGGGAAGGCAGCAGTGCTTCCAGCTGAGCAAAGCTCAACAGCGTCATTAGCTTCTCTTTCGCGGTATGAATCCGTAGGTAGTCTTTCATTCCCTCCACAAAGAGAATCTCGCGCGTCGCCACCTTCTGGATTCGGTGGCCCACCTTGAGAAAAAGATACGTCTGGTCCTGCCTGGCTTCCGCGATTTCGTCCCGCTTTTCCGGGGGATGCCGGGGGGGGTGTTCCTGGTAGAGGCGTAATACGCCTTTGTAAAACCGTTGGAACGTAAAGGGCTTTAACAAGTAGTCCTTCACTTCCAATTCATACGCCTTCAGCGCATACTGATCGTAGGCGGTCGTGAGGATAATCAGGGGTTGGTGGTGTAACATCGGGATGAAACTGAGCCCATCCAGGTCTGGCAGATTGATGTCAAGAAACAAGAGATTGGGTGGGTCTCTCGCCAGAGGCTCGGCCGCCTCCAACGGACTCATGTAAGACCCTTTCCATTCCAGAAACGGAACTTTGCCGATGTACTCTTCCAGAATTTCCTGGGCCAGAGGTTCGTCCTCAATGATACAGCAGGTCAGCTTTTCTTTCATGTGCCTGTGCAGGATGCAGGTGGATGGTCAGCAGAACCGTAAAGGTTTCGCCGGTGTGCTGAAGGGTGAGTGTATGCTGGTCAGGGTAAAGTAACGCCAGCCGTTTCCGGACGTTGGGCAGCCCGATACCCCCGGGTTCTTCCAGCGACTGGGCTGTTCTTTTGCCGATAGGGTTCTGCACGCGGAAGAGCAGGGTCCCTTCGTGGATCGACACCCTCACCTTCAGGTCGCCGGGCTCCAGCCGGGCGGGGCTGTGTTTGTAGGCATTTTCCAGCAGGTGAATGAACAGCAAGGGAGCAATGGCGTAGGCTTCGGTCTCCCCCTCGATCTGGAGATCGACCACCGGACGTTGCTTGTAGCGGAGCTGCTGCAAACTCACGTAATCCCGCACATAGTCCATCTCCCGGGCCAGCGGAACCGTGGGCGCATTGGATTCATAAATCATGTAGCGCATCAGCGAGGCCAGTTGCTGCACCGCCTCCGGGGCGGTAGGCGCTTGCTTGTACACCAGGGTGTGAATGTTATTCAGAGTATTGAAGAGGAAGTGCGGATGGATCTGCGCTTTTAGAGATTGCAATTCGGCCTCCGCGGCCTGTTTTTCCAGCTGCTCTTTCCGGATCGTGTTGAGTACCAGCGTCTCGGTGACCCGGGCCAGCCAGCCTAAGAAAATAAAGATGACGACGATCGAAATCAGCGTCATCAGGTAGTACTCCATAAACAGGCTCCCCGAATTCAGCGCTTCGTGGTGGGTGAGCAGAAAAGGAAGAGGCCCTGTCAATAGGATGGCCACCAAGCTGCGAACGTAGCGCTCGCTTTTCTTCTTCCCGGTATACCGGGTCAGGAGATGGAAATGGCTGTAAAACACATAGATACAGGTGGCAACAAATCCCGTCGTTTTGGCTAGCCAGTGCGCCTCGCCTTCTCCCCCCAGTTGCAGGCCTACCAACAGGGTGAACAAGCCCCAGAGAGAGAGGTGAATCAGCCGGAAGATTTTCTTGATGCGCTCCATCAAACAAAGATATTTTTTCCTGTCACTTTTTAACAATCCGTTTACCGGTTGGACCAATTGGATCTACCAATCGGCCAATCGGGTCTGCCAGTGCCTTGGAAGAGGCAAACGCCTGATTGATCGACTCCTTTTTAGCGGTCGACTATCGTGTTTCGCTTTCCAGGCTGGTACGGCTTGCTTCGTGCTGAACTAGCCAGGAGAGCT
The nucleotide sequence above comes from Catalinimonas alkaloidigena. Encoded proteins:
- a CDS encoding sensor histidine kinase; the protein is MERIKKIFRLIHLSLWGLFTLLVGLQLGGEGEAHWLAKTTGFVATCIYVFYSHFHLLTRYTGKKKSERYVRSLVAILLTGPLPFLLTHHEALNSGSLFMEYYLMTLISIVVIFIFLGWLARVTETLVLNTIRKEQLEKQAAEAELQSLKAQIHPHFLFNTLNNIHTLVYKQAPTAPEAVQQLASLMRYMIYESNAPTVPLAREMDYVRDYVSLQQLRYKQRPVVDLQIEGETEAYAIAPLLFIHLLENAYKHSPARLEPGDLKVRVSIHEGTLLFRVQNPIGKRTAQSLEEPGGIGLPNVRKRLALLYPDQHTLTLQHTGETFTVLLTIHLHPAQAHERKADLLYH
- a CDS encoding T9SS type A sorting domain-containing protein; protein product: MKNLLCYGISLLSLLLSHPLSAQVSLDWVKRYAFGQFTDLATDAAGNVYATGNFETNDSIFVMTVKLAPNGSLVWQKLFYSVPSPNNRPVALVLDESQGALYVAGATSTEFPNSFFNEDYLTLKYDLQGNQQWVRTFDGTAPGALEPSLERISHIGVDGTGNVYVTGISSGDYFNVYYDLVTISYAPDGTERWRRTYADQENAYDEPRAMKIDASGNLYLAGQVTPNCCSSYGLVFKYDSEGTLVWRHEMKGESPYQGSWIIDIALDHQGNVILVGGIQDQGGFTLKYTAAGSQVWKRYVEASLSLAAVDGMGNVVVSGSNAGSQQNAPPSDQENGLVTYKYTSQGNPLWSRTYGGPLYKKIYSSSATPSELVLDAAGNVYITGYQETPYGTTDDIMTFSYGPEGSPRWVQSYAGSHLTNFHRATALVVRADGQIYVAGGGYTNNFQRAQGVLLNYTQDGTPLPTTQTFWLEAECALVGNHWQTQTGSNQASNGSFVVRRGSYGYTYAFQPADYVSFAVDIYPADSFYFYARTKSLTSNSNSFWVRIDGGDWQVWNLPYGQGYVWSTLPLTPRNLNFGTHLIDVAYREPNTQLDKLYISTEPGIPVGFGEMASNCGVSPLRTVAAESAVDIGLRVQVYPNPVQDRLIIETDAPTHVRIYNALGVEVLSGQIEGQTQMPVHQLPKGIYFLHVEGQSAQRIVKQ
- a CDS encoding ABC transporter permease is translated as MLRNYLLIAWRNLLSNKVFSLINILGLAFGIAACLLIAFFVWDELAYDAYHPEGERVFRVYNESTEEESGTVKFHVTVPPMFAPTLDEFAEVESTCRVLMALNYLPLFSQGKRQIYEPNGLFVDSTFLELLALPLRYGDAATALTEPNTLVLSRPLAEKYFGPANPVGNTLLLDGVTMRVTGVLTDLPARMHLAPSFLLPMATFVTYVEPERMESWRWQQFFTYIKLRKGVEAQAVEARLQSVVKAQAWPQTQSSGSHYLPFLQPLRQIHLHSSQFVWEIAERGNIAHVRALTLVGLFLLLIAGINFVNLSTARATRRAREVGVRKTNGALRSQLILQFTSEALLVAGLAFSVAMAMVQGTLPWLRNFTEKNLGAELLRQPLFWVLLLGSVLVLGVLAGFYPAWVLSAYQPIRVLKGKLESSGRQSVFLRQGLVVTQFALSALLILSTLIIQRQVDYLQHSDLGFQKEQLLVLPLRGALGAQLESVKEELLRRPHILAATAGYGLPGDALATDAVKLPGREGELTAAVFTVDHDYVKTLGLEVAAGRDLSREYPSDEHSAFLLNETAVKSFGFGTPKEALGQRLDWDMWGKDSLKQGTVVGVVRDFHFKSLREKVAPAVLHIYPEAYATLSLRLEAKGLSQTLAFLEEKWHEWVPDQPFTYKFLDENFEAMYRSERRVGTLFRGFTALALFVALLGLVGLVIFTTEQRIREIGIRKVFGASVLQVVTTLARDFVGVIVLGVGLGLPIAYFATQNWLGEFAYRIQPGWELFVGTGILILSVALLTMVYQFRKAALANPVDTLRYE
- a CDS encoding LytR/AlgR family response regulator transcription factor, producing the protein MKEKLTCCIIEDEPLAQEILEEYIGKVPFLEWKGSYMSPLEAAEPLARDPPNLLFLDINLPDLDGLSFIPMLHHQPLIILTTAYDQYALKAYELEVKDYLLKPFTFQRFYKGVLRLYQEHPPRHPPEKRDEIAEARQDQTYLFLKVGHRIQKVATREILFVEGMKDYLRIHTAKEKLMTLLSFAQLEALLPSPNFVRVHRSFLVAIDKIDYIERNRIKMADHIIPISDTYAEGFFQRLKGFP
- a CDS encoding DUF4010 domain-containing protein, which encodes MSLLVFSLFSSPITKADAGTGKPRPTKSAVVFGLVFALVLLATAAAREYLGNKGLYGVALISGLTDVDDYHHFHRPDGRWRTGRGFLYGRLAADFVGALANIAFKRGAVAILGGLSLLK